DNA sequence from the Malus domestica chromosome 11, GDT2T_hap1 genome:
TTACACACATCCATCTTGTCCGTACGGTCCCTTTTCTCTCTGGTCTTTTTGCATAGATAAAATAAATCCAGAATCTATGGACAGAAACAAGGAGAGTAGATATAAGGGTATATTTCGGGCTTGCAGAAATTATTTCCTATCTTTGAATTGAGAGAAATTGAACACCATGTACTATTACAATAATTCGGGTTCAACGAAACTCTTGACATTCTTGAATTTTGATGATGTCTTTTATGTTTTACGTgtttttttcttggtgaaattaGGTATATGCTATGAATCAttaatccaaaaaccaattaatTACGAATACTTACAGATAAAGAATGTGCCTCGCTTTAATCTGTGTAATTCTTTTTCACATGCATGCTCCTTGTTGTGTTTGGTCTGTCTTTTGCCATGTTCCTTAATTGTAACATATGTAGTTGGGGCCCTTGACAGTTGCAGCCATATATATGCAATGAGCAACTGTGCCAAAAGGTACGAAGGCCAATGGTCCGATCTTCCCCCTGAACTTGTCTCGGACATAGCAGACCGTCTAGGCACCGACGAGCTTCAAAGTTTTCGCACTGTCTGCAAGGCTTGGAATTCAGCTTCTTACACAGCCGTAGCCAAAGTCGAACCTGCACCGGATATTAAACCCTGGTTTCTACTCTATGGGATCACGGACAATGAGCTTAACAAAGATTCTGATCTTCAAAGCCAGTTATTGGTAAAAAAAAGTGGTGAAAAGTACCCGATATGTCTTCCACAACTTGATGGAACGACAACTTGCCTTGCCTCGAACCAAGGATGGCTTCTTTTGTTCCAACCAGGAGGTTCAATGTTCTTTTTTCGCCCCTTCGTTCCAATGAAAATAGACCTCCCGAAATTCCCAGCCTCAGAGCTCTCTGATCATGTCGCTGCATTTTCGTCTCCCCCAACTTCCCAAGATTGCATGGTTTGCGTCATGAGCCGGAAGAGTGATGGAGAATTTGAGCTGAATGTGCTTCACCGTGGAGCCAATGAATGGACACAACACAAGTATGATCGTCCCATTGATACAATCAAATGCGCTGCTTATCGCAACGGAGAATTCTATTTTCTAGACAGTAAGAGTGGTTATATCACGTTTGCTAAAGACTTGAGCTGGAATCGTGATTATTTAGTTGAAGTTAGCAATGAAGTGACTGAATGCAGGCCATCGCCGGATTATTTTTATACCGAGGACAGTTATTTTCAGACGAAggacatgaagaagaagctggGGTTGGCAGATGATGTCTCGATATCTACGTGTGGGACACTAAAGCAGTATCATGGCCTTCCCCAGTTTGTTTTCAATGAGACTATTTCCAGTAATCGTGTTCAAGAACCCGAAAGCCGGCAATTCAAAGGGGTATGGATCTACCCGAAAATGTTCTATCAAACCTCTCTCAAAGATGAGACATGGTAAGGCTGCGTACGCTAGATATTTCTTCTGGCTCTCGTAAAGCGGGGAGCCTTGTTGGAATTTAGGTCGCCCTTACTACCGGTCTTCATACTGATTTTCTACTGTTTTCGGGGGAACTTAATTTACTTGTCGAAAGAAGCCTTATAAAAACTTGAATtgctttttgggttttgttttttgttggcgaagttaaatttaatttgttaattatgCTACATTTTGAGTTTAAGAAGGTGACGAAGAAGTCCGATATGCATGATTCAGTTGTTGAAAATCGACATACTATTTCGTATACACGAATGCCGAATGGTAACTAAGGAATGCAGTTGGAATGCAGTTTCagtcaaaacccaaaacaaCTTATGGCAAAAACTTCATCATTCCATGTCATCCTGTGTATATGTTTTTCCTTCGTAACCCGACATACTTTAAGGtattaaaattgtatcaatATGTGCttttgatttgaattgattgtATGATAATTTAGGTGTTGCGCTTGAGACCCTTATATGGGCTACCGTGTAAGCCACAATTGCACCGCATGGACAAAAAAAACTCTTCAATATAATGGGGGATAAAGTTCAAAGAGACAAAAAAGATATACCGAAATGAAGATAAAAATTTAAGTACCAAAAATAAAGATCATACATTACAAGAGAAGTAAAACAATAGTCTCATTCAATATCACCAAGATAACATAGAACACAATTAATTAGTTTTGAATCTAGAACACGTTTTACCGTGATAGTGTAAAACAATCATGTCTATGCACCTTGGTACAAGTTTGATTTCCACAGAGTTCCCTCCCCCTAACAATTAACAATCTAACCCACTAACGCTATTGTGCGGGGGAGGTATGAGGATGACGTTTTATTCCATACTTCTTGCGCAACAAGAAATGTGGATGAGGACGAAGGCCATGAAGGGTAATGTCCTAAGAAACAGTTTAGAAATTGTTGGCTATGAAATATTTGCATATGTCATCAAACTTCAACTTGTTTATGATGGTACAACCTCACCCAAATTCGAACTTATTTACGATACCACCATTGCGCCAAAAACTTCAACTTACATACAAAATTATCACCGCCCATTGTCCATCTAATTAAAGAAAGTTAGGCGTCTTtggattaaaaacaaaaaagtttatGAAGCCCTTTTGTATTAGTTTtctaaagaaaataagaaataaaaatccTACCTTCCAATCTTGTAGGCTTTCTTATAATTTGGAAAGAGAAAATAGGTTTTTAATTGTTGTAATTTCTTGGTCGCAATTGATTATGAAAAATGCCACATTTGTTTCAAAAATGCACTTAAATCCCAATACCATGAGAAATGACACTTCACCGCCACCTTATGAAACTACTTTGTCATGTCCATCATCaccatttcaataataaaaacttaaaaataataatgtttaTTAATAAGTTGGTCGTTGAAAAGTTTATGAcaattcatataaaatcacTACAATTTGCAAAagtatatcatttaatttatttctttttcaaaaagGTATACATTAAAAGTCTAAAAAATctttaaaaatttataataatcgGTAAAAGCGTACTAAAATCTGGTCAAAATCTCTCACTTTAAAACTCATCAAAATTCCATAGAAATCATATGCACCGCACCCACCTTAGAGAAACTGTTGGAGATGTGACAAAATCATATACAAAATTCTGtaccaaaaacaaagaaacaaaatgcaTGTGTCACATGCACCGTGTAACGAAGTCATTGGACCACACGTCCACATGTGCACCAATATATTAAGAATGCTTTATTTTTCTTGAGTCTTCCTTCCTTACCTTCTTCCTACTTGTCGGTCCAACCCCAACCAAAAGCATATAAAATCAACCGCTGGCCAAGATTTGAAGGGTAGAAATTCACTCAAAGGTGCAAGTCGAACCAGTTGAGCTCAAATATCAGAAACCCCATCTTTGTCCTTCAAGTATGCTCAAGGTTGCATTCAGGTAAGCTtctccttttgttttttctttatagTTCAAGCGATATTCTAATTAATTTAATCTATTCTAATTAATTTAATCTAATAATGAAGAATTCGAACTTGAGTGCAGAAAAAATGTCACCATTTCAAGAGCTCTTTTGGCTTCTCCGAGCTTCAATATGGGATTTTCATCCCATACTGGGAGGTAGGCGAAATCGAATAGGTATTCGGGTGAATGATTTAAATTCCTGAATACCCTTTTTTCGATTTCGATTACATTTCTCATCTGCTTGCCCTTTTGTTGATTTGGTTTCATGTGTGACAAAGCAGGCTTGAAGGCAAAGTGGCATTGATTACCGGAGCAGCAAGCGGCATAGGTAAGGCAACCGCATCGAAATTCATCAGCAATGGCGCCAAAGTTGTCATTGCCGATATCCAACAGGACCTCGGCCAGCTTACGGCGAAAGAGCTCGGTCCAAAGGCGACGTTCATTGCCTGTGATGTCACGAAAGAGTCCGACATCTCCAACGCCGTTGATTTCACCATCTCCGAACATAGCCAGCTTGACATTATGTACAGCAATGCTGGGGTACCCTGCTACACACCCCCGAGCATGGTGGATCTCGACCTAGCAGCATTCGACCGTGTCATGAGCATTAACGTGCGTGGAGTCGTGGCAGGAATGAAGCACGCATCGCGCGTGATGATCCCGCGTAAAACTGGCTCCATTCTTTGCACAGCCAGCGTGACGGGACTGATGGGAGGACTAGCACAGCACACATATTCCGTCTCCAAGTCTTCTGTCATTGGCATTGTGAAGTCCGTGGCTTCAGAGCTATGCAGGCATGGAATCCGAGTCAACAGCATATCGCCATTTGCGATTCCAACCCCGTTTGTGATCGAGGAACTGACTCAAATTTTCCCGGGGGTTGATAGACAACGGCTGATGGAAATAACGCACAGTGCAGGAGTCTTGGCCGGCGCAAAATGCGAACCCAACGACGTTGCCAACGCTGCACTTTACCTAGCTTCAGATGAGGCTAAATATGTTAGTGGCCATAATTTGGTTGTTGATGGAGGTTTTACATCTTTCAAGAATTTGGAATTTCCTGCACCAGATCAGGTGCATTAAGCATTCATTCATTGTCACTACTTATTTGCAAATTGCAAAGTGATGTAGAACAAATAGCAAGTGGATTGAAGAGGAGATGGACAGACGGAACGGGAATTTTCATATTTGGCGTCCATGTTCCAATTTTGGCTCATGGCACTTTTCTGGAAAGAAAACGACGTTGTGGTTTAAACTCACTGCTTTGCTGTAATGTACGATGGGATTTCGCCATCCGAGACCGTTTAGACTCCCAAAACTGCATTTTAAAATCTGTAATAAAAATCGAACTTTTCATTTGTCATCCAATTAATGTCGTTCTTGAGTTATTCCAAGGTGTTGTAATCATTTTATTTAAGCCATTGGCTGGCTCCTGTTGTAATCATCTATCAATTATTAATCAAACAACCGTTTGAGATTTCTCTCGAAATCTAGTGGACTTCAGAGCTCGTTCTTAGGGCTTACGTTGGTATCTCTCATTAGCTTCATGCTGAGTGACAAAGGATATACATCTATAAATAGCTAAGATGTGAGGATCTCTAGATCCAATAGGATCCAAATCCTGGGTTATTTTCTTCCTCTGTTTCTGTTGGATTTTGTCTGGTGAGAAAACGGTTGGTGGCTGCAAACTTTGTAAAGTTTTGATCCTTTTGGATTAGGGTCGGCCTGTGGGTACTACGACGTGAGGGGGGGCCAAACTAGGCCCAATATAAACGAGGATCCTGCTATCTTATGAAC
Encoded proteins:
- the LOC103449243 gene encoding secoisolariciresinol dehydrogenase isoform X1 produces the protein MLKVAFRKNVTISRALLASPSFNMGFSSHTGSRLEGKVALITGAASGIGKATASKFISNGAKVVIADIQQDLGQLTAKELGPKATFIACDVTKESDISNAVDFTISEHSQLDIMYSNAGVPCYTPPSMVDLDLAAFDRVMSINVRGVVAGMKHASRVMIPRKTGSILCTASVTGLMGGLAQHTYSVSKSSVIGIVKSVASELCRHGIRVNSISPFAIPTPFVIEELTQIFPGVDRQRLMEITHSAGVLAGAKCEPNDVANAALYLASDEAKYVSGHNLVVDGGFTSFKNLEFPAPDQVH
- the LOC103413422 gene encoding F-box/kelch-repeat protein At1g57790-like, whose amino-acid sequence is MSNCAKRYEGQWSDLPPELVSDIADRLGTDELQSFRTVCKAWNSASYTAVAKVEPAPDIKPWFLLYGITDNELNKDSDLQSQLLVKKSGEKYPICLPQLDGTTTCLASNQGWLLLFQPGGSMFFFRPFVPMKIDLPKFPASELSDHVAAFSSPPTSQDCMVCVMSRKSDGEFELNVLHRGANEWTQHKYDRPIDTIKCAAYRNGEFYFLDSKSGYITFAKDLSWNRDYLVEVSNEVTECRPSPDYFYTEDSYFQTKDMKKKLGLADDVSISTCGTLKQYHGLPQFVFNETISSNRVQEPESRQFKGVWIYPKMFYQTSLKDETW
- the LOC103449243 gene encoding secoisolariciresinol dehydrogenase isoform X2 codes for the protein MLKVAFRKNVTISRALLASPSFNMGFSSHTGRLEGKVALITGAASGIGKATASKFISNGAKVVIADIQQDLGQLTAKELGPKATFIACDVTKESDISNAVDFTISEHSQLDIMYSNAGVPCYTPPSMVDLDLAAFDRVMSINVRGVVAGMKHASRVMIPRKTGSILCTASVTGLMGGLAQHTYSVSKSSVIGIVKSVASELCRHGIRVNSISPFAIPTPFVIEELTQIFPGVDRQRLMEITHSAGVLAGAKCEPNDVANAALYLASDEAKYVSGHNLVVDGGFTSFKNLEFPAPDQVH